The following are encoded in a window of Primulina eburnea isolate SZY01 chromosome 4, ASM2296580v1, whole genome shotgun sequence genomic DNA:
- the LOC140829026 gene encoding aspartic proteinase A1-like — MGMRFKALAFSLFLSSFLFSLAFSASNDGLVRIGLKKLNLDQNNRLATHLESKDGEELKASIRKYIFRGRLGDSADDDIVGLKNYLDAQYFGDIGIGTPPQKFTVIFDTGSSNLWVPSSKCYFSVACFFHGKYKAGRSSSYKKNGKSAAIHYGTGAISGFFSEDHVKVGNLVVKDQEFIEATREPGITFLAAKFDGILGLGFKEISVGNATPVWYNMVEQGLVKEPVFSFWLNRNPEEEEGGELVFGGVDPNHYKGKHTYVPVTQKGYWQFDMGDVLIDGEESGYCNGGCSAIADSGTSLLAGPTTVVAMINHAIGAAGIVSQECKAVVEQYGQTIMDLLISEAQPKKICSQVGLCTFDGRHGVSAGIESVVDEENGVSSGLHDAMCSACEMAVVWMQNQLRQNQTQDRILNYVNELCERLPSPMGESSVECGSISSMPNVSFTIGGKVFDLSPKEYILKVGEGASAQCISGFTGLDVPPPRGPLWILGDMFMGRYHTVFDYGNLRIGFAEAA, encoded by the exons ATGGGAATGAGATTTAAAGCTCTAGCCTTCTCCTTGTTCCTTTCAAGCTTCTTGTTTTCTCTGGCCTTTTCTGCATCAAATGATGGCTTGGTCAGAATTGGACTGAAGAAGCTGAATTTGGATCAAAACAATAGGCTTGCTACTCATCTTGAGTCCAAAGACGGGGAGGAATTGAAAGCTTCAATAAGGAAGTATATTTTCCGAGGCAGGCTCGGGGATAGCGCAGACGATGATATCGTAGGATTGAAGAACTACTTGGATGCTCAGTACTTTGGTGACATTGGAATTGGCACTCCTCCACAAAAATTCACTGTGATTTTCGATACTGGTAGCTCTAATCTGTGGGTGCCATCCTCGAAATGCTATTTTTCT GTTGCATGTTTCTTCCACGGAAAGTACAAGGCAGGACGGTCGAGTTCTTACAAAAAGAACG GAAAATCCGCTGCAATACATTATGGAACTGGAGCTATATCTGGATTCTTTAGCGAGGATCACGTCAAAGTTGGGAACCTAGTAGTCAAGGACCAG GAATTCATTGAGGCCACACGAGAACCTGGTATTACATTTTTGGCTGCAAAGTTTGACGGCATACTGGGACTTGGTTTCAAAGAGATCTCAGTTGGAAATGCCACCCCAGTATG GTACAACATGGTTGAACAAGGTCTTGTCAAGGAGCCCGTGTTCTCATTTTGGCTTAACCGTAATCCGGAGGAAGAAGAGGGGGGTGAACTGGTTTTTGGTGGAGTTGATCCTAATCATTACAAGGGTAAACACACGTACGTTCCAGTGACCCAGAAAGGCTATTGGCAG TTTGACATGGGTGATGTTCTCATTGATGGTGAAGAGAGTG GTTACTGCAATGGTGGATGTTCAGCTATCGCAGACTCTGGAACTTCTCTCTTAGCAGGTCCAACT ACGGTGGTTGCTATGATTAATCATGCTATTGGAGCTGCTGGAATTGTCAGCCAAGAATGCAAGGCTGTGGTCGAACAATATGGGCAGACAATTATGGATTTACTAATTTCAGAG GCACAACCAAAGAAGATTTGTTCCCAAGTTGGTCTATGCACTTTTGATGGACGTCATGGCGTTAG TGCGGGCATTGAGAGTGTAGTAGATGAGGAAAATGGCGTATCATCTGGTTTGCATGATGCTATGTGTTCTGCGTGTGAAATGGCTGTTGTTTGGATGCAAAATCAACTGAGGCAGAATCAGACACAGGATCGCATCTTGAACTATGTCAATGAG CTCTGTGAACGGCTTCCAAGTCCAATGGGAGAATCCTCTGTTGAGTGTGGAAGCATTTCTTCTATGCCTAATGTTTCCTTCACAATCGGTGGAAAGGTTTTTGATCTGTCCCCAAAAGAG TACATACTCAAAGTGGGAGAGGGCGCTTCAGCACAGTGCATCAGTGGTTTCACGGGTTTAGATGTCCCTCCGCCTCGTGGGCCTCTTTG GATCTTGGGAGATATGTTTATGGGTCGGTACCACACTGTGTTTGATTACGGGAACCTGAGAATCGGATTCGCTGAAGCGGCATGA
- the LOC140829027 gene encoding uncharacterized protein — protein MIQLLFALVLSEMALIVVFVFKTPFRKLVIMGLDRVKRGRGPIVVKTVAGTVFVVMMSTVYSALKIQRRWADDGEVNPTDQILLAKNLLEASLMGFSLFLALMIDRLHHYIRELRVRRKSMEAVKKQSRVFEDGKPPVSDEIKALEAETSSLHKRIQQLETNLEEKSKEASNAEASAFALKKQSEGFLLEYDRLLEENQNLRCQLQSLDRRLSHSNSKKVT, from the exons ATGATACAGTTGCTGTTTGCTCTGGTATTGTCGGAGATGGCGTTGATAGTTGTGTTCGTGTTCAAGACGCCGTTTAGGAAGCTAGTGATAATGGGTTTGGACCGGGTCAAACGGGGCCGCGGCCCGATTGTGGTGAAGACGGTGGCGGGAACCGTTTTTGTGGTGATGATGTCTACTGTGTACAGTGCACTGAAGATCCAGAGACGCTGGGCAGACGATGGTGAGGTCAATCCCACGGATCAGATTCTTCTGGCGAAGAACCTTCTTGAAGCTTCTCTCATGG GATTCTCCTTATTCCTTGCATTGATGATTGATAGACTACATCATTATATCCGAGAACTGCGTGTAAGGAGAAAGTCAATGGAAGCCGTAAAGAAACAAAGTCGGGTTTTTGAGGATGGTAAGCCTCCGGTTTCTGACGAAATCAAAGCATTGGAAGCAGAGACATCATCGTTGCACAAGAGGATCCAACAGCTCGAGACGAACCTTGAAGAAAAGTCTAAAGAAGCAAGCAATGCAGAAGCCAGTGCTTTCGCTTTGAAAAAACAATCAGAAGGATTTCTTCTTGAATATGACAGATTGCTTGAAGAAAACCAGAACCTTCGATGCCAGTTGCAATCTCTAGACCGGAGACTGTCTCATTCAAACAGCAAGAAAGTTACTTGA
- the LOC140829901 gene encoding probable F-box protein At4g22030, whose amino-acid sequence MATLKSSILLKPSVSSSSSQQKRVIRAAINIPKRVASISLPELRTSGLDGLELHSSIEKRLSPISINTGFKRLENNGVDPLVMAKIYAILEAVADRVEMHNNIGDQRTHWNSLLLTSINAITLAAATMAGIAAISAGAPAAALKLSSTSMYVAATGMLLIVNKIQPSQLAEEQRNAARLFKQLQNQIQTMIRAGNPTAVDVKELMEKVLALDKAYPLPLLGVMLEKFPETVEPAVWWPTKQRRRQSKGLAGNKDFNGWNGRLEGEMRQIVNVMRIKDREDYLKLASKALKLNKILAITAPVLTGLAALGSAFVGSPSHGGWAVMLGVLGGSLASVVNAFEHGGQVGMVVEMYRSNAGLFKLMEESIESNLREEDLVRRENGDLFETKVCLQLGRSLSQLRDLAAASASKGIEIDEFASKLF is encoded by the coding sequence ATGGCAACCTTGAAATCTTCGATCTTATTGAAGCCATCCgtgtcttcttcttcttcccaaCAAAAAAGAGTTATTCGGGCAGCTATTAATATCCCGAAACGGGTAGCCAGTATTTCTCTTCCAGAGCTCCGAACGAGTGGTTTGGATGGACTCGAACTCCACAGCAGTATTGAAAAACGGCTGAGTCCCATTAGTATTAACACTGGATTTAAAAGATTAGAGAATAATGGCGTGGATCCTTTGGTGATGGCGAAGATTTACGCTATATTGGAGGCAGTTGCAGACAGAGTTGAAATGCACAATAATATCGGAGATCAAAGAACCCATTGGAATAGTCTTCTTTTGACTTCAATCAATGCGATCACTCTGGCGGCTGCAACCATGGCAGGAATTGCCGCCATAAGCGCTGGTGCTCCGGCGGCTGCTTTGAAGCTTTCTTCGACTTCCATGTACGTGGCCGCAACCGGGATGCTGTTGATCGTGAATAAAATTCAGCCGTCTCAACTTGCGGAAGAACAAAGAAACGCTGCCAGGCTGTTCAAGCAGCTTCAGAATCAAATCCAGACGATGATTCGTGCAGGAAACCCTACGGCGGTTGATGTGAAGGAACTGATGGAAAAGGTGTTAGCTCTGGATAAAGCTTATCCTCTCCCTCTCCTTGGGGTAATGCTGGAAAAATTCCCGGAGACTGTGGAGCCTGCAGTCTGGTGGCCGACGAAGCAACGGCGGAGGCAGTCAAAAGGGCTAGCTGGGAACAAAGATTTCAACGGCTGGAACGGAAGATTAGAGGGTGAAATGAGACAGATAGTGAACGTGATGAGAATAAAAGATAGAGAAGACTACTTGAAATTGGCCAGTAAagcattaaaactcaacaaaattCTGGCCATCACGGCCCCAGTGCTGACGGGTTTAGCGGCCCTTGGTTCCGCATTCGTGGGCTCACCATCCCATGGCGGTTGGGCGGTGATGCTGGGAGTATTAGGCGGCTCGTTGGCGAGTGTGGTGAATGCATTCGAACACGGCGGGCAAGTAGGAATGGTGGTCGAAATGTACCGGAGCAACGCGGGACTCTTCAAGCTGATGGAAGAATCGATTGAGTCGAACCTGAGGGAAGAGGATTTGGTGAGAAGAGAGAACGGAGATCTATTTGAAACGAAGGTGTGTTTGCAGTTGGGAAGAAGCTTGTCGCAGCTGAGAGATCTTGCGGCGGCGTCTGCCAGTAAAGGGATAGAGATCGATGAGTTTGCGAGCAAGCTTTTCTGA